From Candidatus Methanoplasma cognatum, one genomic window encodes:
- a CDS encoding NDP-sugar synthase — MAEVRQAVIMVGGQGTRLMPLTKYRPKPILPVLDKPCLKYLIESMAGSGIEEVILACGYRSSQLAEAIGDGSDIGISIDFSYEDAPLGTGGAMKNVEHRLDDVFVAANGDVFADISLEEQIRTHFSRNAEATIALTAVEDVTQYGIADLDEEDRIISFVEKPEKLEYVSSNLANAGVYVINRTALSRIPENTFFDFSKNLLPILMNEQKRIQGFFLKGMWRDVGRPADLLGANLNMASKLYDQMSWGGSRVESTAVRKPFYLGKDASITGSEASAAVIMEDAEVTDSKLINTVVMRGCRISSARIENSIIGANCRICPGAEIISSVIEDGLTIEAGRKIEDGTV; from the coding sequence ATGGCGGAGGTCAGACAGGCAGTCATAATGGTGGGGGGGCAGGGCACCAGGCTCATGCCGCTTACGAAATACCGTCCAAAGCCTATTCTCCCGGTATTGGATAAACCATGTCTCAAATATCTGATAGAATCAATGGCCGGTTCCGGGATAGAAGAGGTGATCCTGGCCTGCGGATACAGGTCCTCGCAGCTTGCGGAGGCCATCGGCGACGGCTCCGACATAGGGATTTCGATCGATTTTTCATATGAAGATGCTCCGCTCGGGACAGGCGGGGCGATGAAGAATGTGGAGCACAGGCTGGATGATGTTTTCGTAGCGGCAAACGGCGACGTCTTTGCGGATATATCGCTGGAAGAGCAGATACGCACGCACTTCTCACGCAACGCAGAGGCGACCATAGCGCTGACGGCGGTGGAAGACGTCACCCAATACGGGATCGCCGATCTTGACGAAGAGGACAGGATAATCAGTTTCGTTGAGAAACCGGAGAAACTGGAGTACGTGTCATCAAACCTTGCGAACGCTGGAGTTTATGTGATCAACAGAACGGCGCTTTCCCGTATTCCTGAAAACACATTCTTCGATTTTTCCAAGAACCTTCTGCCTATACTGATGAACGAGCAGAAAAGGATACAGGGATTCTTCCTCAAGGGTATGTGGAGGGACGTGGGCCGTCCCGCCGATCTTCTGGGCGCAAATCTTAACATGGCATCCAAGCTATACGATCAGATGAGTTGGGGAGGAAGCAGAGTGGAATCCACCGCCGTAAGGAAGCCGTTCTATTTGGGCAAAGATGCGAGCATCACCGGTTCGGAAGCGTCCGCCGCCGTCATCATGGAAGATGCGGAAGTAACCGACAGCAAGCTCATAAACACAGTAGTAATGAGAGGATGCAGAATAAGCTCCGCCAGGATCGAGAACAGCATAATAGGCGCCAACTGCAGGATCTGTCCCGGGGCGGAGATAATAAGCTCCGTCATCGAGGATGGCCTGACCATAGAGGCCGGCAGAAAGATAGAGGATGGGACGGTGTGA
- a CDS encoding kinase: MTEYYRARAPLRIGIAGGGTDVDPYASQKGGCVLNTTINKYAYCTITPRCDCTMRVRSSYYGIYEAPLDGGPLKLDGNNDLIKAVTNYFEVRGGFDILIQSDAPAGSGLGGSSTMMVAMISAVSKWLGTDMGPGETADLAYRLEREDIGLKGGKQDQYAAAYGGFNLMDIDADGVKVRKLDIDDDVANELQYRSLLCYTGMSRESAEIISSQIDSFNRGENEKALDESKRLAREIGKALTEGDIEKAGGLLHESWGYKKQFSEKISNKTINNLYDIAIDNGAIGGKVSGAGGGGFMYFICEYDKSADVAQELQKHGVKVTDFMFDPKGVTSWRNRNE, encoded by the coding sequence ATGACCGAATATTACAGAGCAAGAGCCCCTTTGAGGATAGGGATCGCCGGCGGCGGGACCGATGTGGACCCGTACGCATCGCAAAAAGGAGGATGCGTCCTGAATACGACCATAAACAAGTACGCATACTGCACAATAACTCCCAGATGCGACTGCACCATGCGCGTCCGTTCGTCGTATTACGGGATATACGAAGCGCCGCTGGACGGCGGGCCTCTCAAGCTGGACGGGAACAACGATCTCATCAAAGCCGTCACCAACTATTTTGAGGTCAGGGGCGGTTTCGACATCCTGATACAGTCGGACGCGCCGGCGGGATCCGGACTCGGCGGATCGTCAACAATGATGGTGGCCATGATCTCGGCCGTATCGAAATGGCTCGGGACCGATATGGGTCCCGGCGAGACCGCAGATCTGGCATATCGGCTGGAAAGGGAGGACATCGGCCTGAAAGGAGGGAAGCAGGACCAGTATGCGGCGGCATACGGGGGGTTCAATCTCATGGATATCGACGCGGACGGCGTTAAAGTGAGGAAGCTGGACATCGACGACGACGTAGCGAACGAGCTGCAGTACAGGTCGCTCCTCTGCTATACGGGGATGTCAAGGGAATCCGCCGAAATAATCTCCTCACAGATAGATTCCTTCAACAGAGGGGAGAACGAAAAGGCGCTGGACGAATCCAAGAGGCTTGCGAGGGAGATCGGAAAGGCTCTGACCGAGGGAGACATAGAAAAGGCCGGCGGTCTTCTACATGAGTCCTGGGGGTACAAGAAGCAGTTCTCCGAGAAGATATCCAATAAAACGATAAATAATCTGTACGACATTGCCATAGACAATGGGGCCATCGGAGGAAAGGTATCCGGGGCCGGAGGAGGGGGGTTCATGTATTTCATCTGCGAGTACGATAAGAGCGCGGATGTGGCGCAGGAACTCCAGAAGCACGGCGTGAAAGTGACGGATTTCATGTTCGACCCCAAAGGAGTGA